The sequence CAACTTTGGAACGAAGTTCATCAggtatatatacttttatactTTCTTCATCcaagaatttttttaagaaaaagaatttataattgatatagcatttaaataacatatttttattaacttttagaaaaataaatataaaagattttattctatttttaaacgAAACAATTTGATGTATTGATGGTgggtaatataaatttttattttgataagagTCTAAGTAAAATGATGCTCTAACTACTTTATATATGTTCTCATCATGTGCAGGATCTTGTTCATTTACGGAAAATTAACCTTTTCAGTTgcaaaaatttaaagaagatCCCTAATTTATTAGGAGCCCTCAACCTGGAAAGACTTGACTGTGAAAATTGCGAAAGTCTGGTTAAACTTCCTTCCCTCGCCCGTTTGACATCACTTAAAACCCTTCGCCTTGAGGGATGTCGTAGTCTCAAGAAGTTTCCGGAGATCCCAAATTACTTTTATGAGTTAGATTTATCAGAAACCGGAATAAAAGAAGTACCTGATTTCATTGAGCATCTCGACAGACTTCAATGGTTGACCTTGACAAACTCAATGGTAAAAGATGTATCAAGCAATATTTCAAAGTTGAAATCCCTTTTTTCTCTAGATCTTAGTGGTTGTCCAATCGTTAAATTTCCAACTGTTGATGTGCGCTCACCAAGCTTGAGGTTTAAAAGCCTTAAGTATATGCATATGGATCGTTGCAAGAGCCTCAAATTACTCTCAGAGCTTCCACCATATCTGCTCAAGTTGAATGTACTTGACTGCACATCATTGGAAAAAGTTTCCTTTGCAGATCAAAATTTATATCAGTTTGATTATTTAGATGCTGGTGATGCTTGTTTTTATGAGTTTACCATGCTATTCCGTAATTGCTTCAACTTGAATCAAGAGTCAATTAATAACATTGAGGCAAATGCCATGCTCAAAATTCGATCCCTAGCTAAGAAATGGGCAGCGAGATATGATTGCTGTGGCAAGATTCCTGATTTGTCAAGTTTGATTTGTTGTTTCCCAGGAAACAAAATTTCAGCAAATAAGTTCAAGTGTCAGAGCATGAATTCTTCCTTAAGTTTGAAGATAGCCCCAAATGGGGGTGGTGGGAGCagatttttggtttttgttatCTGCCTTGTGGCTGATCTCACTCACTGCCGTTACATTAGTGATGTTGAATGTATTTGTAAGTACCAACTTACAGCCGCCGATGGTGGCAatgatggtggtggtggtggttaTAAAAAGCTAAGAAGTAAAATAtctttgttattgtttcctgaGCCAGAGAAGTACAAGGATTATCACGTGTTTATTCTATCTACCGCCGACATGGTTAAAGAAGACCAGAATTATGAGGAGGCATCATTCAAATGCTACATCAGACTTTTGGATTTAAGAAGCGGAGGAAAAGAGTATGTCAAGGTGGAGAGATGTGGTGTTCATGTATTTTACGTGGATGCAGAGGGTGATACAGATGATACAGATGCTACAGATGCTACAGATGATACAGATGCTACTGAAAAGAGACATGCTGGGAACAAAAGAAGCTTTAGCCATGATGGTGAAGAAGGGGGTGGAGGAGTTAAAAGATTGAAATAGTTTGTATTTCTTTCCATCTTGGGCTCTGCTTTTGAGGACTTTCAACTTCTCAATTATGTCATCAAACGCATAGGTAGGGGTTTCATTTTCATCTCATTTTTTCatattatcataaatttttcagttttttcatttatttttcatattgtCATACTTCTGTTTTCCACAATTGTTAATAGTaaattttcaacttataaaTTAGTGACACAAAATGAAGtgctttaattaattaaaaccaacCAGGATGAATCTAAACTTGCTCTGCTTTATAAATTACTTGTCTTCTAGAAGGTGCTTTACCATACTGAAACCTTGTAGTTCCACATTGTAAATGTTAAAAGCATAAtttatgaaacataaaattggaaatttgttCAACAGTTGTGATTGTTGCTTACTATTATTTTTCTCATCTTCATTCCCCTGCCGTGTCTGTGTTCTGTTGTAGATATAGCATATATTGTCCAAGAAGGAAATTCtccatatatattaattaatttggagGAAAATTGAACAGTAACTGGAGATTTCAATACAGTAGCAAAATGATTCTGCTTTGGAGTTGATAAAATGTCCGTAGGGGATTTTGGTGGGTACCAAAATTCAGatattaaaattcatacttAATTCTTATTGGCAGTTGACTTGTtattggttgttttttttttaattcataggACCAATGGTGGACTCGGTTCAGCTTCATTGTTTAGTTCCAGCGTTGGTATCATCTGGTATCTCAGTACTTGCTCCATTTTCCTTCAATCATATCTTGATTCATTAGAAAGATTGGTTATTTGTGAGATTGTTTTTTCTTATATCCTTTGCTTCTGTGTTGATGTATGATTAGGGAATGACAAATCTTTGGGAATGCCACTGCTGAATTGGAGCTTTAGCCATACAAGGAGGAACACCTGAGCTGTAAgaccttcaattttatttactgAATGCTTGTTTTATACAAGTGTTTGAACTGATATTTGGTGACAATGCAAATTGTCAACAGATTTGTCAACACAAAGTCAAAATAATCTTTTGAGCCCCTTTTTGGGTTCTGGCAATTCAGTCTTGGTGGAGAAGTAAGTTACCTTTGACTTTGACTTATTATCATGATTTTAGGTTCATATAATGATTTTCAGCATCCTCACCATTTTTCCCATATTTATCAATGGGATTATATAAATCCAGAATTTGCAACAGATCTCAAAACTTGTGGGATAAACACATGGAGCTGGAGGCAACCTTTGACAGTTTTCATTCTCAAGCTAGATTGGGTTAGTTTCATGGTAGAGCTATTGGAGTTGATATTTTCTTATCTTGGATTTTGATTATCATATCAGTTTGGGCCGAAATTTCTTTGTATGTTACTGCTCTCATGTTGTTTGAGCATTGTAGTGAGGAGAGATTAAGATTCATACTTGAATTCTTTTTGACAGTTGACTTGTTATTGGCTGGTTTTGATTCATAGGATCAGTGGTGAACATCATTCAGCTTAATTGTTTAGGTTCCACCATTGATGCTCATGCCA is a genomic window of Gossypium raimondii isolate GPD5lz unplaced genomic scaffold, ASM2569854v1 Contig00098, whole genome shotgun sequence containing:
- the LOC128031918 gene encoding disease resistance protein LAZ5-like, whose translation is MSDAYESNKGTDRIQEIKVDMSRMGNLLFQPSVFESMINLRCIFFYFPSSWLRKEHEDYKKLHTDQDDIISLPDELRYLRWGYYPFKSLSSSFNPKNLVALELPYENMEQLWNEVHQDLVHLRKINLFSCKNLKKIPNLLGALNLERLDCENCESLVKLPSLARLTSLKTLRLEGCRSLKKFPEIPNYFYELDLSETGIKEVPDFIEHLDRLQWLTLTNSMVKDVSSNISKLKSLFSLDLSGCPIVKFPTVDVRSPSLRFKSLKYMHMDRCKSLKLLSELPPYLLKLNVLDCTSLEKVSFADQNLYQFDYLDAGDACFYEFTMLFRNCFNLNQESINNIEANAMLKIRSLAKKWAARYDCCGKIPDLSSLICCFPGNKISANKFKCQSMNSSLSLKIAPNGGGGSRFLVFVICLVADLTHCRYISDVECICKYQLTAADGGNDGGGGGYKKLRSKISLLLFPEPEKYKDYHVFILSTADMVKEDQNYEEASFKCYIRLLDLRSGGKEYVKVERCGVHVFYVDAEGDTDDTDATDATDDTDATEKRHAGNKRSFSHDGEEGGGGVKRLK